In Ramlibacter pinisoli, the sequence CTGCGGGGTGAAGGTGCCGGTGGCGGCGACCCCGCCGACGGCCGCGTTCGGGTCGGTCGGCACCACCACCACGCCGCGCGTGCTGCCGCCGGTGGTGGTGGCGGTGGTGTCGGCCGTGGTGCCGACGCGGTTGGTGGTCGTGCCGGTGCCGCCGGTGGTGCCGCTGGTCAGGCCCGATTGCGCCGGCAGGTTGGTGCCCAGCACCGGGCTGCTGCCGCTGGTGAGGCCGCTGCCGGCGGGGGTGCCGGTGGTCAGGCCGGGCGCCGCGCCGCTGGTCAGGCCCGAGGGAGCCGGCGTGCCGGCCGGCAGGCCGCTGGCCTGGGTGGCCGTGGTCGGTGCGGCGCGCTGCAGGGTGCGGGTCTGGGCCAGCGCGGCGGCGGTGACGCACAGGCACAGCACGATCGCCGCCAGGATGGTGAGCGGGCGCGGACGGAAGTCCAGGTGCGGAAGGCGCGGACGTTGCATGGCGGTTCTCCTGCTCGCTCCATCCTGGCTGGTCAGCCGCATTGCGCAGTGGCGCGGCAGCGGGTCTCGCCGTAGGACGCGGCCGCAGTCCGCCGGGTGGGAGAATCGGCCGTCTTCACCGAACGGAGCAGCACACCATGGGCAAGCGCCTGACCCAGATCGCCACCCGCACCGGCGACGACGGCACCACCGGCCTGGGCGACAACACCCGGGTGGCCAAGAGCAGCCGGCGCGTGCAGGCGATGGGCGACGTCGACGAGCTCAACTCGCAGATCGGCCTGCTGCTGTGCGAGACCCTGCCGGACGGCGTGCGGGCGCTGCTGGTGGAGGTGCAGCACGAACTCTTCAACCTGGGCGGCGAGCTGTCCATTCCCGGCTACGAACTGCTCAAGCCCGAGGCGCTGGCCGTGCTGGACGCCGCCCTGGCCGAGCACAACGGCCGCCTGCCCAGGCTGGAGGAATTCATCCTGCCGGCCGGCACCCGGGCCGCGTCCCTCGCCCATGTCTGCCGCACCGTGGCACGGCGGGCCGAGCGCGCCGTGGTGGCGCTCGGCGAGGGCGAGCCGGTGAACGACACCCCGCGCCGCTACCTCAACCGGTTGTCGGACCTGCTGTTCGTGCTGGCGCGGGTGCTCAACCGCCTGGACGGCGGCGACGACGTGTACTGGAAGAGCGAGCGGCTGCGGCGCGGCGACGCCGACTGAGCGGCTGCGCGCCGGCGCTCAGCCCCTGGGCGCCAGGATCGCCATCGTGATGCGTGACACGCAGGTGGGGCGGCCGGCATCGTCGACCAGGTCGATCTGCCACACCTGGGTGGTGCGGCCGATGTGCACCGGCCGCGTGGTGCCGGTGACCCAGCCCTCGGTGGCGCCGCGCAGGTGGTTGGCGTTGATGTCCAGGCCCACCGCGCGGTGCCCCGGCGGGCAGCTGTAGGCCGCGCCGCAGGAGCCCAGCGTCTCGGCCAGCACCACGCTCACACCGCCGTGCAGCAGGCCGTAGGGCTGGCGGGTGCGGCCGTCCACCGGCACCCGGGCGCGGATGAAGTCGTCGCCGACGGCGAGGAACTCGATGCCCAGCCGGTCCACCGCGGTGTCGTGGTGGATGCCGGCCAGCAGGTCGACCGAGATCGGCCGGGTCCAGATCGGGGTGGTGGCCATCAGCGCGGGGTGGTGCGGGCGGTGGCGCGCGGCGGCTCCGCGGTGGGCGTGAGCGGGGCGCCGGTGGGGGCGGGGGCCGGCGCGGCCCGCCGGCCGCCGCGGCTGAGCAGGGCGTTCAGCAGGATGGCGCCGAAGGTGGCGGTGCCGATGCCGCCGAGTGCGAAGCCGCCGAACTTGAGTGTGAAATCGCCGGTGCCCAGCACCAGCGTCACGGCGGCCACGATCAGGTTGCGGTTGTCGGAGAAGTCGACCCGGTTGTCGACCCAGATCTTGGCGCCGGCGGCGGCGATCAGGCCGAACACCACGATCGACACGCCGCCCATCACCGGCAGCGGGATGGCCTGGATGACGGCGCCGAACTTGGGCGAGAAGCCCAGCACGATGGCGATGGCGGCGGCCACCACGAACACCGCGGTCGAATAGATCTTGGTGGCCGCCATCACGCCGATGTTCTCGGCATAGGTGGTCACGCCGGTGCCGCCGGCGGCACCGCTCACCATGGTGGCGATGCCGTCGCCGATGAAGGCGCGGCCCATGTAGGCGTCGAGGTTGCGGCCGGTCATCGCCGTCACCGCCTTGATGTGGCCCAGGTTCTCGGCCACCAGGATGATGGCCACCGGCGCGATCAGCAGCAGCGCCGGCGCGCTGAACACCGGCGCGGCGAAGGCCGGCGCGCCGACCCAGGCCGCGGCGGCGATGCCCGACAGGTCCACCGGCTTGCCCAGCCCCAGGCCGTTGGTGAGCACGGCGTAGACCAGGCTGGCCAGCAGCAGGCCGACCAGGATCAGCAGCCGCTGCACCATGCCGCCGGCGAACACCGCCACCAGCGCCACGCAGACGAAGGTGACGGCCTGCATCCAGGCGTCGAAGTTGCCGGCCGCCATGTTCTTGACCGGGATGCCGGCCAGGTTCAGGCCGATGACCGCCACCACCGCGCCGGTGACCACCGGCGGCATGAAGCGCTCGATCCAGCCGGTGCCCACCGCCTGCACGATGGCGCCGATCAGCGTGTAGAGCGCACCGCAGGCGATGATGCCGCCCAGCGCCACGCCGATGTTGGCGTTGGGGCCCTTGCCGGCGTACGCGGTGGCCGCGATCACCACGCCGATGAAGGCGAAGCTCGAGCCCAGGTAGCTGGGCACCTTGCCGCCGGTGATGAGGAAGAACAGCATGGTGCCGATGCCGCTCATCAGGATGGCCAGGTTGGGATCGAAGCCCATGAGGATGGGGGCCAGCACGGTGGCGCCGAACATCGCGATCACGTGCTGCACGCCCATGGCCGCCGTCTGCGGCCACGGCAGCCGCTCCTCCGGGCCGATCACGCCGCCTTGCTGCAGCACCTGGGCGGGCCGCTCGGCCCATTGGAAGAAGGACATTCGCGCTCCTCTGCTGGAATGGCGCCGATGCTAGGTCCTGCGCGGGAGCGGTGCAAGGCGGCCGGCTTCAGTCCGGCGCGCGGGCGGCGCTGGCGCCGGGGCCGGCACTGGCCGCGTCCGGGGCCAGGAAGGCGGCGACGGCCTGCAGCACGGCCGCATCGTGCAGGACCTTGCGGTGGCCCAGGCCGCTGGTGGCCAGCAGCCGGGCGCCGGCGATGTGGGCGGCGAACGCCTCGCCGTGCGCGAACGGGTTGATGCGGTCGCCGCGGTCGTGCACCACCAAGGACGGCGCGCCGATGCGCGGGCCGACGGCGGGCGGCTCGAAGTCGGCCATGAGGGCGCCCTCGCGCGCCTCGATGCGTGCCTGCAGCGCGGCTCGGGTGGCTTCCGACAGGCCGAACACGTGGGCGAACAGGCCGGTGTAGTCGCGCGGCGAGGCCGGCGGCGCCAGCAGCACCAGATGCCGGGCGATGCCGTCGCGGCTGGTGGCCAGGGCGGCCGCGTTGGCGCCCAGCGAATGGGCCACCAGCGCGTGCAGCGCCTGGCCCTGGGCGCGCAGCCGCGCCGTGGCGTAGCCGATGGCGCGGGCGAACTGCGGCAGGTTGCTGCGCGTGCCGGCGCTGCGGCCGTGCGCCGGCAGGTCGAGCAGCACCGGCTGCAGGCCGGCCGCCGCCAGCGCGTCGGCCAGCGGCAGCATCTGGCCGGCCTCGCCGCCCCAGCCGTGCACCAGCAGCACCAGCGGGCCGGCGGCCGCGCCGGGGCGGGTGTACAGCGTCAGCGTGCCGTCCTCGAACGGCCAGCGCTCGTGCTGCCAGCCGCGGTCCCAGCCGCTGCGGCGCTGCAGCCAGCGCGGCGGCAGCGGGGTGCCGAAGATGCGCAGGGCAACCCGCACCGCCAGCGCCGGCCACAGGCGCTGGGTGGCGGCCAGGGCCAGGCGCAGCCAGCGCAGGCCGGGGCTGGCGGCATAGAAGGTGGAGGTGGCCTGGAGGGCGCTGGCGGGGCTGCTCATGGCACCGCTCACCAGAACACCAGGTCGTCGTTGGCGCGCGGCAGGGCGCGCAGCGTGGCCAGGGCGGCGCGCAGCGCGCGCCAGCCGCCGTAGGCAGCGACAAGGGCCAGGAGGATCAGCATGGCAGCTCCTTTCTACGCACGGTTGTGCGAAATCGGTTCGAACGGACGGGCAAGACGGGTCTCCGTCGGGGCTCAGGCGCGGTAGCTGGCCAGCAGGCGTTGCCAGCTGGCCTGGGCGCGGTCGGCCGCGCGCGGGTCGCGCAGGAAGCGGGTGTCGTGCACCTGGCCGAGCGTCAGGGCGTAGATCTCGCCGACCAGCTGCTCGGGCTCGGTCCCGCCCTTCAGGTGGCCGGCCTCCACCGCCTGCAGCACGGTGCGGCGCAGGGCCCCGCGCCATTTGGTCACCCCGGCGTGCAGCGTCTCGCGCAGCGGCCCCTCGCGGTCGTCCAGCTCGAACGCGCCGGCCGAGTAGATGCAGCCGGTGCGCGCCTCGACGTCGCGGGTGCGCACGATCCAGCGCTGCACGATGGCATCCAGCCGCGGCAGGCCCTTGGGCTGCTGCATCGCCGGCACGAACACCTCCTCGATGAAGCGGCGCCCGAACTCCTCGATCACCGCCTTCTGCAGGGTCTCGCGCGAGCCGACGCGCGAGAACACGCCGCTCTTGGACAGGCCGATGCGGTCGGCCACCGCCTGCAGGGTGATGGACTCCAGCCCCTCGCTCGCGGCCAGGTCCAGCGCCGCGCCGACGATGGCGGCGCGGGTGAGCTCGGCTTTCTGGGTCTTGGCGTCCATGGGAATGTCCGTGCGGCGCACTTTAGCACGGTCGTCCGAAAAGACAAGCGACCACCGCCAGGGCGGGTTTTGACCGGGGTGGCGGAATGGGCCGGGCTGTCCTCGTCATGGCGGGCTCGACCGGATCGACCCGCGATCCGTCGCCCGAACCCGGTTCGGGTGCGGCGTGGAACCGCAGCTGGATGCCGGGTCGAGCCCGGCAGGACGAGCCCAGGGAAGGGGACGGGCCCGCAGCTCCCGTTCAGTCCGGTGCCAGCTCAGTCCAGCGCCGGCAGGATGGTCCCGCGGCACTCGCCAAAGCCGATGCGGGCCGCGCCGGGCTTCTCGCACCAGCCCTGGAGGATGACGCAGTCGCCGTCCTCCAGGAAGCGGCGCACCTCGCCGGTCGAGGGCAGCGGCACGTCCCGGGTGCCGCCCACGCTCAGTTCGACGATGGCGCCGGCTTCGCCCGCGGTCGGGCCGGAGATGGTGCCGGTGCCCATCAGGTCGCCGCTGCAGACGTTGCAGCCGCCGACCGTGTGCTGGGCCAGCATCTGGGCCACGGTCCAGTACTGGTGGCGGAAGCTGGTGGCGGTGATGCGGTCGCCGTCGCGGCCCTGGGCGCGGTGCTTGTGCGACTGCAGCCGCACCTCGAGCTGGATGTCCAGGCTGCCCTGCGCCCGGTCGCTCGCGTCGTCCAGGTAGGCCAGCGGCTGCGGGTCGCCGGCCGGGCGGGCGAACGGCACCCGGAAGGGCGCCAGCGCCTCCATCGTCACCACCCAGGGCGAGATGCTGGTGCAGAAGTTCTTGCCCAGGAAGGGGCCGAGCGGGTTCATCTCCCAGAACTGGTGGTCGCGCGCCGACCAGTCGTTGAGCAGGCACATGCCGAAGATGTGGTCGGCCGCCTCGGCCAGCGGGATGGGCTGTCCCAGCACGGTGTCGGGGCCGACGAAGAAGCCCATCTCCAGTTCGAAGTCGAGCCGCCGGCAGGGACCGTACACCGGCGCCGCGGCGCCCGGCGCCATGGCCTGGCCCCTGGGGCGGTGGTAGGCGGTGCCGCTGGCCACCACGCTGGAGGCGCGCCCGTGGTAGGCGATCGGCAGCCACTTGAAGTTGGGCGTGAGCGGATCGTCGGGACGCACGACCTTGCCGACGTTGGTGGCGTGGTGCACCGAGGTGTAGAAGTCGGTGTAGTTGCGCACCTCCACCGGCAGCTTCATCTCGGCCTGCGCCAGCGGCACCAGGCAGGCCTTCAGCCGCTCCTGGGTGGCGGCGTCGGCCTGGTCCGAGAGCAGGCGGAACAGCGCGCGCCGCAGCGAGCGCCAGGCCGGCAGGCCCAGGCCCATGTAGGCGTTGAGCGTCTCGCGCGCGGCGACCTCGCAGGCGACCTGCGGCTCGCCCTGCAGCACGCCGGTGGCGGCCAGCCGCGCCAGGTCGAGCACCTGGTCGCCGATGGCGACGCCGCCGCGCGGCGGCTCGTGGCGGCCGATGCGGGCGAACACGCCGTGCGGCAGGTTCTGCAGCGGGAAGTCGCAGCCGGCGGCCTGGGCCGCGGCGACCCAGCTGCGCGCCTGCGGATCGTGGGTGAAGTCCAGCATGGGAGTCCTTTCAGGCGGTGGCCAGCAGGGCGTCGTCGAAGATCGCGACCGCGCGCGTCCAGCCGGCCGAGGCGCCGCGGATCTTGTGCGGGAAGCAGCTGATGAAGAAGCCGGTGGGCGGCAGCGCCTCCAGGTTGTGCAGCTTCTCGATGTGGCAGTAGCCGATGTCGCGGCCGGCCTTGTGGCCCTCCCAGATCAGGCTGGCGTCGCCGGTCTCGCCGTACTTCTTCGCGGTGTGCACGAAGGGCGCGTCCCAGCTCCAGGCGTCGGTGCCGGTCAGGCGCACGCCGCGCTCCAGCAGGTACATGGTGGCCTCGTAGCCCATGCCGCAGCCGCTCGAGACGTAGTCGGGGTGGCCGTAGCGCGAGCCGGCGCGCGTGTTCACCACCACGATCTCCAGCGGCTGGAGCGTGTGGCCGATGCGCTGCAGCTCCGCCTCGACGTCGGCCGCGGTGACCACGTAGCCGTCGGCGAAGTGGCGGAAGTCCAGCTTCACGCCCGGCTGGAAGCACCACTCCAGCGGCACCTCGTGGATGGCGATGGCCGGCTTGCGGGCGCCCAGCGCCTTGTCCATCGTCGAGTGGAAGTGGTAGGGCGCGTCGAGGTGGGTGCCGTTGTGGGTCGACAGGTTGACCAGCTCCACCGCCCAGCCCTCGCCGTCGGGCAGGTCCTCCTTCTTCAGCCCCGGGAAGAAGGGCGCGATCTGCTCGTAGGTGTTCTCGTGCGTGAAGTACTGGATCTTGGGCGCGAACGCCGGCGGATCGGACAGGACGTCGTTCTCGAGGAAGATGGACAGGTCGACGAACGTGCGGGGCATGGGGGAGGGCTCCAGGGGATGGGGGCGGGGACTCAGGGGTGCTGCCACCGTAGCAGGCGGCGCTCGGCCACGGCAAGCAGGGCATTGGAGAGGAAGCCGATCGCGCCCAGCAGGGCGATGCCGGCGAACAGCTCGCTGGCGCGGAAGGCGCGGGCGGCCAGCAGGATGGCCTGGCCCAGGCCCGGCTGCGAGGCCAGCATCTCGCCGACCACGGCGACGATCAGCGCGACCGTCATCGCCAGCCGCATGCCGGCCAGGATGTCGGGAAGCGCGTTCGGCAGCCCGACCTTGAACACGAACGCCGGCTGCGACAGCTGCAGCGCGCCGGCCACCTCGCGCAGCCGCGGGTGCACGCTGGCGAAGCCATGCACGGTGGCCAGCAGCACCGGCCACATGGCGCCGAACGCGACCACGGCCAGCACCATGGCGGGCGACAGGCCGAAGATCGAGATCGCCAGCGGCAGCACGGCCGAGGCCGGCAGCGGCCGCACGAACTCCAGCGTCGGCTGGATCCAGGCCCGCGCCGTGGCCGAGATGCCGATCAGGGCACCGAGCGCGATGCCGGCCGCGCAGGCCAGCCCCCAGCCGAGCAGCATGCGCAGCACGGTGGCGGCGGTGAAGCCGGCCAGCTCGCCGCCCACCAGGCCCTGCTGCAGGCTGGCCAGCATGCCTTCCGGGGTCGGCACGAACACCGGGCTGAGCCAGCGCGCATGGGCCGCCAGCCACCACAGGGCCAGCAGCGCCAGCAGCACGGCCAGCGACTCGGCCAGGGCGCGCCCGCGGCTCACGGCTGCTCCCCCATGCGGCGCGCCACGGCGCGCTGCAGCCATAGCGTGCCGACGTTGATGGCGTAGCCGACCACGCCGATCCAGCCCAGCCAGGCCAGCATCAGCGCCGGGTCCAGGCTCTGCTGCGCGATGATGAGCGCGTAGCCCATGCCGTGCGGGTTGGCGGCGATCTCGACCGTCACGGCCACCACCAGCGCGATGGCCACGCCCAGCCGCAGGGCGACGAACAGCCGCGGCACCATGGCCGGCAGCACGATCTTGGTGAAGCGCGCCGCCGGCCCCAGCTGCAGGGCGCTGGCGACTTCGAGCAGCCGCGGCTCGACCTGGCGCACCGCCGCCTGCGTGAGGATGAGCATCGGCCAGACGCTGGCGAAGGCGATCACCGCGATCTCCATCCGGAAGCCGAAACCCCAGGCCAGCATGACCAGCGGGATCAGGGCCACCGAGGGCACGGGCCGCAGCACCTCGATGGTCAGGAAGCCCATGCCGGCGGCGCGGCGCGACAGGCCCAGCAGCGTGCCGAGCAGGATGCCGAGCCCGCAGGCGACGCCCAGGCCGGCGGCCGCGCTGCCGAGCGTGAAGGCGGTGGCCTGCAGCAGCGAGCCATCGGTGAGGGCGGCGGCGAAGGCCTGCGCGGCCCTGGTGGGCGGCGCCAGCGCGTCGCTGTCCTTGCCGATGGTGCGGGTCCACCACTCCAGCGCGGCCAGCAGCAGCAGCGGGAACACGAACGGGCGCAGCGCACGCAGCATCAGTCGTGCCCCAGGTAGTGGTAGAGCTCGCGCCGCAGGCGCAGGAATTCGGGATGCTCGCGCGTTTCCAGCTGGTGGCGCGGGCGCGCGATCGGCACGTCGATCAGCGCCGCCAGGCTGGGCCGGTCGGCGGTCGGGTTGCTGCGCAGCGCCAGCACCCGGTCGCCGAGGTAGATGGCCTCTTCCAGGTCGTGGGTGACGAACAGCACCGTCAGGCCCTGCTCGCGCACCAGCCGCGCCAGTTCGTCCTGCAGGTTCTCGCGCGTCATCGCATCGAGCGCGCCGAACGGCTCGTCCATCATCAGCAGGGTGGGCTCCTGCGCCAGGCAGCGCGCGATCTGCACCCGCTGCTGCATGCCCCCGGACAGCTGGGCCGGGAACTTGGCCGCATGCGGCGCCAGCCCCACCGTCTGCAGCACGCGGTCGATGCGCGCCGGCCGTTCGGCGGCCGCGACCCCGGCCGCCTCCAGCGCCAGGCTGACGTTGCCGGCGACGCTGCGCCAGGGCAGCAGCGCCCGGCCGTAGTCCTGGAACACGAACGCCGCTGCGCGCGAGGGCCCCTGCACCGGCCGGCCGGCCAGCGCCACCGTGCCGGCCTGCGGGGCGACGAAGCCGGCCGCGGCCCGCAGCAGGGTCGTCTTGCCGCAGCCCGAGGGGCCGATGACGCAGACGAACTCGCCGCGCGCCACCCGCAGGTCGGTCGGCGACAGGATCTCGCGTCCACCCAGGTGGATCGCGACGCCCTCCATCCGCAGCAGCGCCTCCCCCATCACCTGGCGATCAGCGTCGCGACCTTGGGGTCGGTGCGCAGCATCTCCTGGTCCTTCATCAGCCCCACCCAGTAGTCGAGCTGCTTCTCGACGATCACCGGTCCCGGCGGCGAGATCTGCATCTTGGCCAGCACCTCTGGCGGCACCTTGATGTACTTGCCGATGATGGCGCGCAGGCGCGCCTCGTTGGCCGGCTTGTTGATGAAGGCGGCGGCTTCCACCAGCGCCTCGCGGAAGCCGCGCGCCGCCGCCTGGTTCTTCGCCACCCAGTCGCGCCGTGCCGTGTGCAGGATGGTGGGCATGCCCTCGGTGAGGAAGGTGCCGTAGTAGGAGGCGACGTAGCCGGCGCCGCTGTCCAGGATGCGGGCCATGAACGGGTCGGCCGTCACCACCGCGTCGAGCGAGCCGCCGCGCAGCAGGTCGCCGTGCTGCGGGAAGCTGGCC encodes:
- a CDS encoding EF-hand domain-containing protein, with translation MQRPRLPHLDFRPRPLTILAAIVLCLCVTAAALAQTRTLQRAAPTTATQASGLPAGTPAPSGLTSGAAPGLTTGTPAGSGLTSGSSPVLGTNLPAQSGLTSGTTGGTGTTTNRVGTTADTTATTTGGSTRGVVVVPTDPNAAVGGVAATGTFTPQGTTGGIATVPATGTTAATGTTGTAAAVGTVSAGAAITTFPAGPPAGLSNGVPSVSANGMVARGPMTALQVMQFFQQADSNGDGLLSRAEALRLPVVTMSFEDMDTNRDGSLSPSEYDASLR
- a CDS encoding cob(I)yrinic acid a,c-diamide adenosyltransferase — its product is MGKRLTQIATRTGDDGTTGLGDNTRVAKSSRRVQAMGDVDELNSQIGLLLCETLPDGVRALLVEVQHELFNLGGELSIPGYELLKPEALAVLDAALAEHNGRLPRLEEFILPAGTRAASLAHVCRTVARRAERAVVALGEGEPVNDTPRRYLNRLSDLLFVLARVLNRLDGGDDVYWKSERLRRGDAD
- a CDS encoding hotdog fold thioesterase, giving the protein MATTPIWTRPISVDLLAGIHHDTAVDRLGIEFLAVGDDFIRARVPVDGRTRQPYGLLHGGVSVVLAETLGSCGAAYSCPPGHRAVGLDINANHLRGATEGWVTGTTRPVHIGRTTQVWQIDLVDDAGRPTCVSRITMAILAPRG
- a CDS encoding solute carrier family 23 protein, with product MSFFQWAERPAQVLQQGGVIGPEERLPWPQTAAMGVQHVIAMFGATVLAPILMGFDPNLAILMSGIGTMLFFLITGGKVPSYLGSSFAFIGVVIAATAYAGKGPNANIGVALGGIIACGALYTLIGAIVQAVGTGWIERFMPPVVTGAVVAVIGLNLAGIPVKNMAAGNFDAWMQAVTFVCVALVAVFAGGMVQRLLILVGLLLASLVYAVLTNGLGLGKPVDLSGIAAAAWVGAPAFAAPVFSAPALLLIAPVAIILVAENLGHIKAVTAMTGRNLDAYMGRAFIGDGIATMVSGAAGGTGVTTYAENIGVMAATKIYSTAVFVVAAAIAIVLGFSPKFGAVIQAIPLPVMGGVSIVVFGLIAAAGAKIWVDNRVDFSDNRNLIVAAVTLVLGTGDFTLKFGGFALGGIGTATFGAILLNALLSRGGRRAAPAPAPTGAPLTPTAEPPRATARTTPR
- a CDS encoding alpha/beta fold hydrolase encodes the protein MSSPASALQATSTFYAASPGLRWLRLALAATQRLWPALAVRVALRIFGTPLPPRWLQRRSGWDRGWQHERWPFEDGTLTLYTRPGAAAGPLVLLVHGWGGEAGQMLPLADALAAAGLQPVLLDLPAHGRSAGTRSNLPQFARAIGYATARLRAQGQALHALVAHSLGANAAALATSRDGIARHLVLLAPPASPRDYTGLFAHVFGLSEATRAALQARIEAREGALMADFEPPAVGPRIGAPSLVVHDRGDRINPFAHGEAFAAHIAGARLLATSGLGHRKVLHDAAVLQAVAAFLAPDAASAGPGASAARAPD
- a CDS encoding TetR/AcrR family transcriptional regulator, translated to MDAKTQKAELTRAAIVGAALDLAASEGLESITLQAVADRIGLSKSGVFSRVGSRETLQKAVIEEFGRRFIEEVFVPAMQQPKGLPRLDAIVQRWIVRTRDVEARTGCIYSAGAFELDDREGPLRETLHAGVTKWRGALRRTVLQAVEAGHLKGGTEPEQLVGEIYALTLGQVHDTRFLRDPRAADRAQASWQRLLASYRA
- the fahA gene encoding fumarylacetoacetase, yielding MLDFTHDPQARSWVAAAQAAGCDFPLQNLPHGVFARIGRHEPPRGGVAIGDQVLDLARLAATGVLQGEPQVACEVAARETLNAYMGLGLPAWRSLRRALFRLLSDQADAATQERLKACLVPLAQAEMKLPVEVRNYTDFYTSVHHATNVGKVVRPDDPLTPNFKWLPIAYHGRASSVVASGTAYHRPRGQAMAPGAAAPVYGPCRRLDFELEMGFFVGPDTVLGQPIPLAEAADHIFGMCLLNDWSARDHQFWEMNPLGPFLGKNFCTSISPWVVTMEALAPFRVPFARPAGDPQPLAYLDDASDRAQGSLDIQLEVRLQSHKHRAQGRDGDRITATSFRHQYWTVAQMLAQHTVGGCNVCSGDLMGTGTISGPTAGEAGAIVELSVGGTRDVPLPSTGEVRRFLEDGDCVILQGWCEKPGAARIGFGECRGTILPALD
- a CDS encoding cyclase family protein, which produces MPRTFVDLSIFLENDVLSDPPAFAPKIQYFTHENTYEQIAPFFPGLKKEDLPDGEGWAVELVNLSTHNGTHLDAPYHFHSTMDKALGARKPAIAIHEVPLEWCFQPGVKLDFRHFADGYVVTAADVEAELQRIGHTLQPLEIVVVNTRAGSRYGHPDYVSSGCGMGYEATMYLLERGVRLTGTDAWSWDAPFVHTAKKYGETGDASLIWEGHKAGRDIGYCHIEKLHNLEALPPTGFFISCFPHKIRGASAGWTRAVAIFDDALLATA
- a CDS encoding ABC transporter permease, coding for MSRGRALAESLAVLLALLALWWLAAHARWLSPVFVPTPEGMLASLQQGLVGGELAGFTAATVLRMLLGWGLACAAGIALGALIGISATARAWIQPTLEFVRPLPASAVLPLAISIFGLSPAMVLAVVAFGAMWPVLLATVHGFASVHPRLREVAGALQLSQPAFVFKVGLPNALPDILAGMRLAMTVALIVAVVGEMLASQPGLGQAILLAARAFRASELFAGIALLGAIGFLSNALLAVAERRLLRWQHP
- a CDS encoding ABC transporter permease gives rise to the protein MLRALRPFVFPLLLLAALEWWTRTIGKDSDALAPPTRAAQAFAAALTDGSLLQATAFTLGSAAAGLGVACGLGILLGTLLGLSRRAAGMGFLTIEVLRPVPSVALIPLVMLAWGFGFRMEIAVIAFASVWPMLILTQAAVRQVEPRLLEVASALQLGPAARFTKIVLPAMVPRLFVALRLGVAIALVVAVTVEIAANPHGMGYALIIAQQSLDPALMLAWLGWIGVVGYAINVGTLWLQRAVARRMGEQP
- a CDS encoding ABC transporter ATP-binding protein — encoded protein: MGEALLRMEGVAIHLGGREILSPTDLRVARGEFVCVIGPSGCGKTTLLRAAAGFVAPQAGTVALAGRPVQGPSRAAAFVFQDYGRALLPWRSVAGNVSLALEAAGVAAAERPARIDRVLQTVGLAPHAAKFPAQLSGGMQQRVQIARCLAQEPTLLMMDEPFGALDAMTRENLQDELARLVREQGLTVLFVTHDLEEAIYLGDRVLALRSNPTADRPSLAALIDVPIARPRHQLETREHPEFLRLRRELYHYLGHD